A DNA window from Trichosurus vulpecula isolate mTriVul1 chromosome 2, mTriVul1.pri, whole genome shotgun sequence contains the following coding sequences:
- the LOC118838803 gene encoding olfactory receptor 52H1-like, whose translation MATFNLSSYDPSSFTLVGIPGLEKFHIWIAIPFCAIYLVAIAGNCVLLYLIAMEHSLHEPMFFFLSMLAQTDLILSSTTVPKLLSNFWFGDKKITFSGCLTQMFFLHFSCAVDSATLLAMAYDRYVAICSPLRYSIILTHQVIVKIMLGIIIRSFCVILPDVFLLKRLPFCQTRIIPHTYCEHIGVARLSCADISINIWYGFAVPLMIVLSDFVLIVLSYTIILSAVFHLPSHGARQKALGTCGSHICVILMFYTPLFFSILVHRFGHNVPRHVLILFANFYVVIPPALNPIIYGVKTKQIRDKILLLLSPKGTQ comes from the coding sequence ATGGCCACATTCAACCTAAGCAGCTATGACCCCAGCTCCTTTACCCTAGTGGGGATCCCAGGGCTTGAGAAGTTCCACATCTGGATCGCAATTCCTTTCTGTGCTATCTACCTTGTAGCCATTGCAGGTAACTGTGTCCTGCTGTACCTCATTGCTATGGAGCACAGCCTCCATGAGCCCATGTTCTTTTTCCTGTCCATGTTGGCCCAGACTGACCTGATTCTGTCATCTACCACAGTGCCCAAACTGCTCAGTAACTTCTGGTTTGGTGACAAGAAAATCACCTTCTCAGGCTGCCTCACCCAGATGTTCTTCCTCCATTTCAGCTGTGCTGTGGATTCTGCCACACTATTGGCCATGGCATATGACCGCTATGTGGCCATATGTTCCCCACTGAGATATAGCATCATCCTAACCCACCAGGTCATCGTTAAGATTATGCTTGGAATCATCATCAGGAGCTTCTGTGTCATCTTGCCAGATGTGTTCTTGCTAAAGAGACTGCCTTTCTGCCAGACACGCATCATCCCCCATACATATTGTGAACACATAGGTGTGGCACGACTCTCCTGTGCTGACATCTCCATCAACATTTGGTATGGTTTTGCTGTGCCCCTCATGATTGTGCTCTCTGACTTTGTCCTTATTGTTCTCTCTTACACCATTATACTGAGTGCTGTCTTCCACCTTCCTTCTCATGGTGCCCGCCAGAAGGCTCTTGGAACCTGTGGGTCTCATATCTGTGTCATCCTTATGTTCTATACTCCGCTCTTCTTCTCTATCCTTGTCCATCGCTTTGGACACAATGTCCCACGTCACGTCCTCATCCTTTTTGCCAACTTTTATGTTGTCATTCCGCCAGCTCTCAACCCCATTATCTATGGAGTAAAGACCAAACAAATTCGTGATAAGATTCTCCTCCTATTATCTCCAAAGGGGACACAGTGA